Genomic segment of Andrena cerasifolii isolate SP2316 chromosome 16, iyAndCera1_principal, whole genome shotgun sequence:
CTTACGCTGTGTTCTTCTGTTAACACAAGAAAGGAGGTAACAGGATTGCAAAATCAAAGTTGGTGGCACGCCAATACCTCTATCCTTATCGCGCATCTCTACCTTCTccactttctctctcgctctggcTCAACCCCTCAAACCTCCAGCAATGTCATACGTTCCTGTTGACTCCAGCTGATTTCTGCACCTAGTAGGAACTTATAGAGAAATGTTATACGACGTTTAAATGGAATAGAACTTTCCGCTTCCAAAAACCTTCAATAATTAATCGTTCTTACATAAAATCTGAACAAAAAGCTTTGCTGAAGGTTGTCAAGGATCTATATTTTCAATTGCACTTTCTAAATTGTATATAAATTGATTATATTGTGAGATGTAACATGAGAAGTACGTAAATCAATTTTAGAAAAGCAATAACCATTTCCTTTTTTACGAATGTTCAATTCATTGAAGAAGGTGAGTCGATGGTGGTTACATGGAAACGTATATAAATTGATTTCTTAAGTTATTTTCGTGCCGAGTCTTTGTAGTTCGTTGTGCAATCAGATTGATTAATATAATTGTTATTTTCTCTGGACGAAGGCAAAAAGAATGTCAAAGAGCGCCCAACTTTGAATTGGCTGATTCTTTGGCTCAAAGGCAGATTTCCAATGGATAATATTCGGGTTGGAGAACTCTCCAATAGGACGCGGTACCTTCAGATAACGGAATCTATCTGCAATTAAATGTTTAACTATTTTTACCCATTTCTCACCAGTAACAATACACGAGAGCCGAAATCccataaaatttaaaaccgcAATAAGTTTATTATTCACGCATATTGAGTTTAACAGGAATGAAACTTACATCGAGTAACAATTCTATACGAGTTAAGTTCCATAAGCACACGCACTACGTAGATGAGTATCTACAACATTATCTTCATAAATACTGTTCACTTTGATAATATTATCTCGTTTTTgcttattaaaaacaaaaatgcagACGTTATTATTCTAACAAACAATGTTCGTAACATTTATCCTGCGCGAAAACGCGTACACCACTGCGAAGTACTTAACTTCGAAGCCGCCTCATATGGTATACAGATAAATAATTCTCTTCATTGAAGTTTGATCGCGCGGTACTTTAGACTCGCTGGAAGAAGGTCAAAAGTGAAAGTTTTGAAACGTCAATCATGTGCATTATACATGTTGAATGCGAGACCAATGTTAATGTTGAGAGAAAACGAATTCCACGGTTGCGTGCAGTAGGAAAATGTCTACGAGCAAAGCTGTCTCCGCGTTGCTGAGAAACGGAAGTGTAGCGAGGTCGATTTTATGTAGTGAGTATAATGGTTACTGTAAGGAGCAGAGAAATCTGCATTCTTCCGCAGAAAATAGGTTTCGTTTACACGAACGCAATAAGGTTGAAGCGAAGCTCGCGGGAAATCAGAAGCCAGATTGGAACAGGGCTGTTTCGGAGGCAGAGAAAATTGTTGGCTACCCAACATCATTTCTAAGCCTGCGATGGCTTTTAAGCGATGAAATAGCAAATGTAGCACTGCATTTGAGAAAGTTAGTTGGATCTAATCATCCTTTGTTGAAGACGGCGAAGTGAGTGGAAGATTGATAAgccatttattaatttgtaattaattttttgtatatcaacTTCTGTTATTCCCATTCATTTTAGAAGCATCATTTTCAATGGACGTAATAATATGCAGGCATGGGGCCTGATCGTATTATTAATTTCGAAAGCCGCTGGTCACTTAAGCGTGGACGACATGGAAGAGGACAAGGCTGCGGGAGTGCTGCATAGGTATAACGCCGTAAACTTTAATAAAGCATGTATAGAAGAATAATGCGTACgaacgaattatttatttagcCAGCGGGCATTAGCAGAAGTCACTGAAATGATACGCACCAGTCATCTTGTTCATAAAGGATTGATAAACATAGAACCAGGTGCTCCTTTAGAAACCTCGGTATTAAACGACATGAACGTTGGTAACAAAATTGCATTACTAAGCGGAGACTACTTATTAGCCAATTCCTGTGCAGAGCTGGCGAATCTACGCAACCAAGATGTCTGTATAAATATTCTACGTTACATGTTTTAATCTTACAAGCTATATATATCATGTCATAATTGTGTTTAGATTGTAGAGCTAATGTCGAGCGCTGTACGAGATTTGGCAGAAGCAGAATTCGTAGGACGCAGAGATGGTCAAAATAATCCTTTGCCTTCCATACCGCCGGAAGAACGCACAGATTACGCAGTGAACGAGTGGACTCTTAGGAACGTATTGAGCGCTGGTGCTTTACTTGGAAAATCTTGTAAAGGCACGTTGAAATTAGCAGGGCACAGCGACGAAATACAGGAGCAAGGTTACAACTTCGGGAAACACTTGGCGTTAGCTTGGCAAGCCTGCTTGGACTTGGGTCCGTTTATTACTAAAGATCAGATTTTACCATTCAGTTTGTGTTCTGCACCAGTTATGTTTCACATCGAGCACGACCCATCGATTTTGACGGAAATCGATAAGGGTTTGGAATCTGTAAACGATGTAGATTATGCGAAGGTAGATATATACTAACTAGTTTTTTAGTCCGTCTTCGCCAAgcattactatcctatataataagacgataactacaatttttattgaaaagtcttctagaaacaatttttgctacgaaatacgaaattttacaacttttgcgTATCAGAAGGGTCTTTGTACCTGTCTAATTGGTCTCCTGAAGGGTATTTCGAGGGGCATAAGTCACATACGTGCCCAGACTCACTGCCCGCCGACATTTGAGACCCCCCCCAGAAAGgaaataattctcgatattattacaactaatgtgtgacaaagaccccgaatcaaagaaatttgtggagcatatTCACTCTTACAACAACGCTTTTTCGTTTGCCTCCATGAGAGCCCAAATAAAGGACGCATTTCGACTTTGCGTTGAGCGCGCGTTTGTACctccaccacttcttggaaccCTTCGgccgagagtgagagaactcgtGAACGAGCAAGAGAGATTGTACATATatacctgttttaggccacaggtactatccattatcgaatttttcaggtttttgattttttacggCATCTTCGGGCGCCAAGGAAACTTCATGTCGAATCTAAACCTtgtaggtcatcgggaagtacgaaaaaaagcCTCTGGAATGATTTTGCTAACAAACAAACAtccaccttaagcgtcttattatataggatataTGTATCTAATCATTTTTCTTTGTAACGCTTTGTacattaaaacatttgaaatacaGATCCGCAATATCGTCATGATGGGACCCGGGGTTGAACTGACAAAACAGTTGCAGAAGAGACATTCGCAAAGGGCAACGGAAGTTTTAAGCGTATTCGAGAAAAGCGACGCGCGGACAGCATTATACAATATTATAGCAGCTATGGGAGATTTCTAAATACTTATCCAATAAACTAACGTGTACATTTTATACAATTGCCCAAAGATCAGTTTAAGGACTCCGTCCTTTGTTAAGTTTACAGTTTTAACATAGATTATATACAGACATTtaaaatgtatacataatcTCTATTAAGGTGCAAATAATATCAAGTAAACAATTTGTACCCCCTTTTGTACAATTAATAGAGAGGGTTTATTATCGTTTTCAAACACCCTAATCGATTGTttacaaatacatattgtggaaatCAGAAAATTGATACGTTTTATAATAAACAATGTTTACATAAATTCCTCTTGTACATACGTTGAACCCCTCTTGCTATCatttttgtcctttataaacaaaaatttgatGTAGGTATGTTAGCTATAATGATTCTTCATATATAGTTATATTGACACTAATAGAAcaatttttaaggaaattatgCAGAAAAGGTGTGGAGAAATATCGTGAATGGAGAGATCAGAAAGCGGCAATTCCCGCTACTTATACCCACTCTTTTACGGCTGTCGCTCTTGTCTTCGCTCGCAATTATCCGCGGGTGGtcttcgaaggcaagagcaTTTAAAATCGTAAGCACTGTATTTAACAACGTAATCATACATACTACTCCTCAATACATATAGAGGAAAATTGTTCAGAATgtcgaccttgacaacatatatcaaggtcattgaaatcgatgCTGATACAACCTTTGCTGCATAATTACCATTTTAAGAATATATCGACGCGCGTAATTTAAtacaactgcatgtagaaaaaatgaaacgtgctactttttgtaacgcgcgtcgatatatGTTCCCAACTATATGTAtaccgacgcgcgttacgaagagttgtacgtttcatttttttcttacggataACTGCATGtacaaaaaatgaaacgtgctatgtttcgtaacgcgcgtcgatataaTAGTTGCAAGTAAAAATAATCTATCGGAATAAcatcaatttaaataattaatgcgcGGCGCTATCAATCACGAGCGGTAGGGGAACCACATATGTAAACATGTCACGAACAGGCACGAAACTCGACTCAAAAAAAGTTGTAAGTATATTATTAATGCATATTATTAAAGTTCACAAAATGCTCGAATTACACGATACTATATCGAACTATATCGCGTTACCTACAATGACCATCAGAAAATGCGAATGGAATTGTAAGTAAGGTTAACACAGACCCTGACAATTACATCTATATTTCATTTGAGAGATTTGTTGCATACGATAGACGTCTGTATACAATTATGAATTACAGAATTCTGAATTATTTACGCTGACGTACGGCGCATTGGTGGCCCAATTGCTGAAGGATTATGAAAATGTAGAGGATGTAAATAAACAATTGGAAAGGATGGGCTACAATATGGGAATTCGCTTGATAGAAGATTTCCTGGCACGAACTGGATCTGGCCGATGCTACGACTTTCGTGACACGGCTGAGAAAATACAAACTGGCTTTAAAATATTTCTGGGCATAACACCGACCATCACGAACTGGAGCGCTGCCGGCGACGAATTCTCTTTGTGCTTCGAAGCGAATCCACTGACGGAATTCGTGGAATTACCAGATCACTGTTTAAACTTGAAGTATTCTAATGTATTAATCGGAGTATTAAGGGGAGCTTGCGAAATGGTACAAATGGAGATCGCGTGTTGGTTTATACAGGACCAGCTTAAGAACGATAGTGTAAATGAACTACGAGTTAAGTTTATTAAAAGATTAGAAGATGCCATTCCAGCAGGTGAAGATTAAATAATTTGGTCTTACCGAAGGTGCACGATTATGGTCAACTTATGTCTCCATTTTGTACGAACATATCTTATTATTTATGgtttattgtatttaattttttttaaataacttcagCTCACTGATAAGCTTAATCTTAATCAACTATATTAAtgtatgaaatataaatattcaatttataACAGTATACATATTATATCTTGTAGAAAAAGATGTACATTTTATGTGAAAAATAATGCAAGCGTTGCAATAATTCAAGTTCTACTTTAAATAGTTGTACTTCAAAACGCAaagtataaataattgtaatgtgTTCACTTCTTCATAATACTTGCATAGGATTGTACAATTCACATTGTATGTGTGTAATAAAGATATATGTGAAGTGAAACTCTGTTGCGTATGTATTATTCAATGAAAACTAAAATCCCACATGTTAACATTGATAATGCTTTTACGATAATCTTTAATGCACATTTATATTCTTCCAAAAGGCACCCATATAATTAATATGCGTTTAATTTTTCCTGCTGTCACATGACTATAACCTGCAAAGTTTTGTTCATACGTATATAACTGAAAGAATTGCATAAATATTTCACCATGATATTCATTACATACGTTTCATGAAACATTGTAGATAATGGAAGTGAAGTGTAAGCATTGTAGAAAGGATCTTTTCAATAAGGAGCCAATACATTTGTTAACTTCTCATGGTGAAGTAAAGAAGAATTCTATGGATGTAGGGTGCGAAGCAAACAGCTCAGACTCTTGTTTATATGTGCCGACAGATAATACACCTGAATGGATTCAATACATTATAAATCAAGTAATGCATcgttaagaataaaatattattcgtgCAAACTAAGCATAATGTAACGTGCATTTGTTACAGGAGTCTTGGACAAAGGGTAGACTGCATTGTCCACATTGTAACAATCGCATTGGTTCATTTAACTTTGTAAAAGAATTGAAGTGTGACTGTGGTGAATTTATAGCACCCCCTATTAGACTAACCAGCAGTAAAGTGGACATTTCGTTtgatgtaaaataaaatactttcttGGTGCGATAACTGTGAACAGTTAAGTCCAGAGTACTTCAGAAATAAATGATATAATTAAGTGGGCTGAAGCTAACATGCCTTTAAAACAATTTCTAgaatggaattgcatggttaaCTTTGTTATTAGCATATTTATTGCGTTTATACAGcattaaacataaataataagCAGCATATGTTTGTTAATTCTATAATATATTCCCAAGTACTGTACAAAACTATTCTTAAACGTGTAAAGTGTGTATgcgtacaaaatttttaatatcaatATAATGGCAATGCCTTAGAAGCACCTATCTCAACAATGAACATACATAGTGGATCAAATCCTTATAAGCGTGTAGAATATTAGCAATTCTCATATGGTTCGATTAGATTTGAAATATTCTTTATTGCGTGCCTAGGTGTAGATCCTTTTATCAAcaattaatatgtaaattacATGTATACATAACACTTTAAATATCGTTTAAAGTTATACGCTAatgtatataaaatttgattACGTACGTTTTATATACACAACAGTTACCACTTTATGCTACAATACGATTGGTAAATTATATCCTATACAGAGAAGGTTTGCTTAATGTATTTACAATTAACTATTAATGCACAGCATTAAAAATCATCTGAATCAATCGTTATGAATACATAACAAGATGGAAAAATAAGTTAGACCGTATTGCATATGTCTAATATAAATCTTAGAATTTTACTTCTCTATCTGTCTTATAacgttttaaaataaatgtaccaCTTTATTGACTGAACTCATTCTTTCCATTTGTCTCTGCAGCCGAGATATAGCTACTGATGGACAGCACGCGAGTATATTAtgtttaatacaatataaacaATATATAACAGTAATGAAACTAATGAGTATAATGTAACAATGAAAAAATAGTGAATGTAGACAATATTAACAAGTACTATCTCCTCTCccataaaatctttattaaccgCATTAACAGTAaatttatatagtcccaaaaataattatattttaaattattaaatatgaattaatcattttcgtatttccaagaATGGAACAGCTATTCTTATAAAACACAACTTTAGCAGCACTTCGTAAAGTTTTGTTGTTAGCCCCCAGAAACCAAATGTTatcctttaaagttgcaaaaattACTTTCATCAGTATGATCTAtattaaaatagtttaatatagtTTGTACAATGCATATAAATAATGTACGGATATTGATAATTTActtcgtttcgtaaaattttgtgaaaattatttatcGTAAAGTTGTAAATGACAATTGAGTACTGGtattaattgtaataatattacagattcaattatttttcatCAGCAACTTGTACGAATACGACTTTAATTACTTCGAAGAATCGAATGGACGAATTTCAATGGTTTTGTCGTTTCTACACGAACAAGTACTTAGTTTGTTATCCAagctgtatttatttgcctaattGGCATTCGATTCTTTTAGGAACAAAATAAAcagcaaataaataatatcgagAGTATCCTACTAGGAAGACAAGAGAAAGTAGTTTTACGCCATAGAGTATTAACATTGAATTATAACTAATATactaagggcggtattcacaATCGTCgcttaagactaagatcgtcttaagcaagCGGGATCCTCTACTAATCTAATAGACTAGTAAATGATGCCTGaatcttaagaataagtagcgactgtgaataccgctcTAAATTGTAATTTATGCGGGTAATTTTAACTGAAAATCATTCATCTAATCGTAGCCatcaagaaaatttaattaaactaaGTATTCTATCTTtaatcaagaatttcaaagacaTGGATCTTTGCGTATTATTGTCcatgaaaataatacataataatataggaATAAAATACTAACTCTTCATAAATCATGCCAAAGTATCGTTTTATGAAACACAAAATACCtatcttgaaaagaaaataacaGAATTATTGCACAATCGACTTGGGTTAAAGGCACATACGGTCCACTAAGAAATATTGTTGGAAATATTTCAAGAATATGCTTGGACAATATGAGAGCTAGTTGATCCATTGTTGATAGTACTGAGACTATAAGAATAGAAATGGTCAGCGTTATTTTCTCAATAATTTCCAGTTGGAAGGTGGTTAAAGAACCGCAGAAAGTTTATAAGAGAAATTGAATACAACTTACATTAATACTGGCTTAagcaattttaaataagaaataatctTCTATTATCTCCAATATGTTACTCAGTTTTTTCTTGAAGCTCTTTAATGACACTGTCGATTCTGAACGTATTACAGTCCAAATATATTTAGTTGCTACAACTGGAAGATTTCATCTTGTTGTTGTTGAAGTCTTTGCAACGATGTCTTCACCTTTCTACCCTGAGTCATAACTACAGCAGTCGGAAAGTTATGCATATCACCGGAAGATGACGGTCTTAATGGCTCTGTAACGGTCGATACTGTATGCGCGTTCGAAGTCAGAGGAAACGAGTTACGTAGCTTCGATGCTCTATGTCGTTGTACATAGATATTGTTATCGTCGGTGCAAAATCTAAAGTACAATGCGTGAAAGAGAAAGGCGATTAGTGAAAGTATGTTAGAATCCAtacacaatatatatatatattatagaaTTAATACACAACTTACTCACTATTCCCCTGAGTACGTTTCACCTCCTTTTTAGCATTGGCTATAGAAGAATCCATTTTAGCTAAAAAATCATTAACCGAGTTATCGTCGTCTACGGACGATGTTATCGAAGATGGACTAGAAACctgaaaatatatttgaaattcatACGATGCGAATCAACGAGTTCGCATGCGCTTATTTCAACAGGATATTTACACTTTGAATTGCATTATGTTCAGTTTCATTGGTACCGTCAACGGATAACGACAAAGGGCTCTCTGAACTAGTAGGAATAAGTAAATGCTCCCGCAAGAATAAACTATCCGAAGCCCACAATC
This window contains:
- the Red gene encoding lysM peptidoglycan-binding domain-containing protein red; this translates as MERNGAREMEERICITDTGKTLKKYGSTAKHITRTENLIKHIVSATDTLQGIALKYGVTTEQIRRANRLWASDSLFLREHLLIPTSSESPLSLSVDGTNETEHNAIQSVSSPSSITSSVDDDNSVNDFLAKMDSSIANAKKEVKRTQGNSEFCTDDNNIYVQRHRASKLRNSFPLTSNAHTVSTVTEPLRPSSSGDMHNFPTAVVMTQGRKVKTSLQRLQQQQDEIFQL
- the Pdss2 gene encoding decaprenyl diphosphate synthase subunit 2, whose amino-acid sequence is MSTSKAVSALLRNGSVARSILCSEYNGYCKEQRNLHSSAENRFRLHERNKVEAKLAGNQKPDWNRAVSEAEKIVGYPTSFLSLRWLLSDEIANVALHLRKLVGSNHPLLKTAKSIIFNGRNNMQAWGLIVLLISKAAGHLSVDDMEEDKAAGVLHSQRALAEVTEMIRTSHLVHKGLINIEPGAPLETSVLNDMNVGNKIALLSGDYLLANSCAELANLRNQDIVELMSSAVRDLAEAEFVGRRDGQNNPLPSIPPEERTDYAVNEWTLRNVLSAGALLGKSCKGTLKLAGHSDEIQEQGYNFGKHLALAWQACLDLGPFITKDQILPFSLCSAPVMFHIEHDPSILTEIDKGLESVNDVDYAKIRNIVMMGPGVELTKQLQKRHSQRATEVLSVFEKSDARTALYNIIAAMGDF
- the Bet3 gene encoding blocked early in transport 3 gives rise to the protein MSRTGTKLDSKKVNSELFTLTYGALVAQLLKDYENVEDVNKQLERMGYNMGIRLIEDFLARTGSGRCYDFRDTAEKIQTGFKIFLGITPTITNWSAAGDEFSLCFEANPLTEFVELPDHCLNLKYSNVLIGVLRGACEMVQMEIACWFIQDQLKNDSVNELRVKFIKRLEDAIPAGED
- the LOC143377634 gene encoding E3 ubiquitin-protein ligase RNF180-like; amino-acid sequence: MEVKCKHCRKDLFNKEPIHLLTSHGEVKKNSMDVGCEANSSDSCLYVPTDNTPEWIQYIINQESWTKGRLHCPHCNNRIGSFNFVKELKCDCGEFIAPPIRLTSSKVDISFDVK